From the genome of Mucilaginibacter paludis DSM 18603:
CGCTTATTACAACCCTTACGTCATGACTATCCATGAGCTTTAAACCCGCCCTTGCAGACTGTGCCTGTAAAACATTGTAGCCTTCTGCCTCTATAATTCTTGATAATAAGCCCCCGAATTTATTTTCATCTTCCAAAATCAGTATCGTTGATAGCATAACATATATTATTATTGTCCGGGGTAATTGATGTTCTGTAGCTTTGTTTTTTGCACAGATCACCAACCCCTTGCCAAAAACATGCCTAATTTTAAAATACTGCGTTTAATGCATAAATTAAGGTTTATTATACCCTTACTGAGATTTTTTGCCAATAAAACACCTTCATTTTGATATGGCTTTTTCTCAAAATGACATTGAGGAAGCAAGTTGAATTATTGTTAGCGGCTACCAACAGTCATACCCTATCAAATTGATTATCCTATCTATCGGATTGGGAAGTTATCAGGTAAACAGCAATGAGCAATTTTAACATAATCAATTGACTATAAGCAATTTGCTTATTTAATTGATTTTATATATTCTATGGCATATTACTTGCCTGCGGTATTTAGTTTCTATGAGTATCAAAAACAATTTACGTGCGGGCATTGGTTTCCTTTTCCTGATCTCCTTATTAAGTTCAGGGCTGGCTGCCTATTATATATACAAGCTTTCAGAAAATTCAAAAGCGATTTTAAGAAATAATGAAACCTCAATCGTATTCACAAAAAACATCAACAAGGTACTCGATCTTCCAGGCCTTCCCAATAACGATGAGCTTGAAACAATTGAATACAATATCAAGAGGGAAAAGGCAGACATAACAGAAATAGGAGAAAAAGCACTTGCAGATTCACTTGATACCGATTTCAGGCGTTTTCGAAAGTCTTTAAGTAACCCTGTTCTTGCTGCCGCACTACGGATTAAAATGCAAAAATCCTCTTACGGCATCATGGAGGTTAATATTGACGCCATGGAGAACAAAAACAAAATGGCGGAAAACAAGGCGAACTTGGCTATATTAATTGTGGTACTTATCAGTTCAATTTGTTTAATAATTGCGTTTCTCTTCCTGCTTATATTTCCAGATTATGTTACCAAACCTATTAACGATCTTACTGAAGGAATTAAAGAAATTGCAAATAAAAACTACGATAAGCGCCTCCTGTTTTCATCTAAAAATGAATTTTATAGCCTTGTTGATGCATTTAATCAAATGGCGGCAAAACTTTTTGCTTACGAAAACAGCAGCCAGGCTAAAATAAAACAGGAAAAGCTACGGATTGAAACCATTGTAAAAAATGTAACAGACGCAATTATTGGTTTCGATGAAAATGAACTGATTTTATTTATAAACCCGGTTGCAGTTAAATTATTAGGTGTGGAGGAAAAGGATATTATTGGCAGTTCTACCGAAGAAGTGGCCTCACAAAATGATCTGTTCCGTACATTAACCGACAAAACGGAAGATCTAAATGACCTGAAATTATACCTGGATGGAGAACTTAGTTATTTTACAAAAGAGCTTTTTGAAATAGGTGTTCCGAATGAGGGTTCAACAGAAGAGCATAAAAGCAGTTTAAAACGAAAAGGATATTTTATATTGCTAAAAAACATCACCCGGTTTTATAAGCTTGATGAGGCTAAAACCAATTTTATAGCTACCATCTCGCATGAACTAAAAACACCGATCTCATCACTTAAAATGAGCTTAAAATTAATGGAAGATAAGCGATACGGAACAGTTACCAAATCCCAAAAGGAACTTATTAATAATATTAATGACGATAGTAACCGGTTATTAAAGATCACGAGCGAATTGCTGGATATGGGACAGGTTGAAACTGGCAAGCTATTGCTTAATTTTGGAAGCACCGACCCTAAAAACATTATTAATTACACTTGCGAAGCCATCCGGTTTATTGCCGAACAAAAAGAAATAACCCTTCATGTAAAATGCTCCAAAAACGTGCCTGAAGTTTGGGCCGATCCTGATAAAACTGCTTGGGTATTAATTAATTTTTTAACAAATGCGATTAAATACAGTCCGCAATCATCAATAATTGATGTTACGGTTAAAAAAAGTTCATTAGGCAGGATCGAATTTTCAGTGAAGGATTACGGAAAGGGGATAGAGGAGATTTACCTGCCGAGAATATTTGAAAGATATTTTAAAGTGCCGGGCTCTGAATTCTCTGTGCCGGGTACTGGTTTGGGGTTGGCAATTGCAAAGGATTTTATAGAGGCACAAGGCGGCGAAATAGGGGTAGAAAGCAAAATTGGCGAGGGAAGTAAGTTTTTCTTTTTATTACCCACAAGTTAACATACACAAAGAGTTTTAACTGTCGATTATTTCCTGGGCATATAAATAATTATACAAGCCCCCCGCTACCGCAAGGTGCTTGTGGATTTAACACTTGCAAATCCATTCACCTCCCGCTACCGCAAGCGTGCTCACCTGTGCGGATTGAACAACTTACAAATCCATTTACGCCGCGGACCTCATAGCATGTTGGCTACTTTTCATGATGATCACAAGTGAGCACGCTTGCGGCAGCGGGGAGTTGCAGTAACTCCTGTACCCTGCGGTTTTCTTCCGCGGTACATTGGTCATGGTTATAGAGGTACTTGATGATTAGTTTTTTGTCTGCTTATTCCATTAATTGATCATCTGTTTTTTAGCAATCGTCGGCCATTTAAATATTTCTAACAATAATTATAATAAACTGATAAACAGCGAAAATAAATCAGTTTGTATATTTTTTACAATTACAAGTTTGTAACTTAGCTTATGGCTCTTAATGGGTTATTTTTTCGAGAAAATAATTTTAAACGTTTTATTTTCAATCATTATGCCATCAAAACTATTTAAACGCAATTTGAGCCAGCTATATCTAACGCTTGTTCCAATTTTAACAATCGTATTTGGCCTGGGTATCGGCTATGTAAGTTATAAGATCTATTTACCAATTTGGCTTGTCAATGTTGTTTTAATGATCATAGCAATGTGGGTTCTTGGCGCTTTTGTGATCAAAACAAATGATGTAGAAAAGAAACACATTGCTGCATGTGCGCTATTTTTCATTATACCTACCATGCTTTCTTCCATGTTTGCTGGCTTAGGTGCGCCTCCTTATGAAAGTCCTAAACTATGGGTGGCATCTGCCAACGAACAATTAACAAGGTATTATTTTCTGCTGGCAATGGGTCTGCTCATTGCCTTTGGATATGCCATATTAAGAGAAAAGTTAAAAAACACACCGGGTAATTTTTACGCCTTGCTTGGCTTCATAGCTATTCAAATTGCCATACCAATTTATTTGATTGATATGTCTTTCTGGGGTTTTTATTTGACTAAACTATACCGCATCATGGCGGCATCGGCCATAGAAAAAACACCTGAGTGGGTATTGCCGCTGCGCAATCAGTTTTTCTATATCAATATGATGGTGGCTGCGCTTGTTTATATCGCAACAACAGCTTTTGTCCTATCATTAAAAAAAGCAGGCTGGTTTAAACCGGCCGCTTGTCATATCTACATCGGAATAAGCCTGGTATTTTTTTTATTTGACGTATTGCCGCCTACCTTGCCGGAGCCATTTGGTACGTTAAATTTCGTTGTATCCATTCCTGCGGTTCCTTTTATGCTACCTTATTTTATTGGCGTTAATTTATTGCGGAAGGTTGGGAACGGGCCATCTGTATAATTTGGCATCCACACTACACTAAGCTGGCCCAGCCTTTCCGAAAGACTATCTTCAGCGTCACGAAGTATGATTGGCTGACCGGTTGCATCAGCTCCAACAAAGGCATCTTCGCGGAAATCTTCTATATCCAGCATAACCGGCACCGGCTTGCACAAAAACTGATCGCCTTATGGTGCGTGGCCTGGAATAGGCAGAATGCCCGCCCCCGCTACCGCAAGCGTTGTATTTAACAGCAAATTCAGACTTGCAATTTTTTATCTACATTTAACTAAAAATCACGAACTGATAACCTATATATTAAAATAGATAAAGTTAGTGACGTTAATGGAATAAGAATTGGCAGAGATCAATTCACCGTTAAAACTACTCAAGCCGAATATTTTAATGAGTAGCATAAAAAAATACTGAGAATGCACATTGCACAGCTAAATGATGATGTTTAATTTTTATGATTACATTTCAGATAATGCACCTGTATTTAAAAGCCTAAAGTGTGACGATAATTTGTTCACCATGTTTAACTGTGGTGTAGAAAATAAATATCAGGATATTTGGAGCCACCATAATTATATTGTTTACGTAGCTAAAGGCCGCAAAGTGTGGCATACCTCATCAGGCATTTATGATTTAACAGAAGGCTCACTTGTATTTGTGCGAAAAGGCGCTTGTATAATTGAACAGTTTTTTGATGCCAAATTTTGCCTTCTGTTATTTTTTGTGAGTGATGATTTTATCTGCAATGTTTTAAAAGACAAACTAAACGCAACAACAAGAAAAAAAGATGCAGTTGCAAAACTTGAACCGGTTTTAAACCTTCACAGCGACAGGTATCTGGAAGCTTTTTTTGCAAACATGATGGTATATTTTGATGGCAAGCCGAACCCCGAACCGCTGTTGTTGCAACTGAAATTCAGGGAACTTATTTTAATTTTAACCAGTAATCCGCTAAATAACCAAATACTGTTGTATGCTGATCTGGTAGTTAGCAACCCAAAGGGATTGAATTTACAAACTGCCATGGAAGAGAACTTTTGCTTCAATTTAAAACTAAAAGATTTTGCAAAACTTTGTTTGATGAGTTTATCGGCATTTAAGCGTGA
Proteins encoded in this window:
- a CDS encoding sensor histidine kinase, with translation MSIKNNLRAGIGFLFLISLLSSGLAAYYIYKLSENSKAILRNNETSIVFTKNINKVLDLPGLPNNDELETIEYNIKREKADITEIGEKALADSLDTDFRRFRKSLSNPVLAAALRIKMQKSSYGIMEVNIDAMENKNKMAENKANLAILIVVLISSICLIIAFLFLLIFPDYVTKPINDLTEGIKEIANKNYDKRLLFSSKNEFYSLVDAFNQMAAKLFAYENSSQAKIKQEKLRIETIVKNVTDAIIGFDENELILFINPVAVKLLGVEEKDIIGSSTEEVASQNDLFRTLTDKTEDLNDLKLYLDGELSYFTKELFEIGVPNEGSTEEHKSSLKRKGYFILLKNITRFYKLDEAKTNFIATISHELKTPISSLKMSLKLMEDKRYGTVTKSQKELINNINDDSNRLLKITSELLDMGQVETGKLLLNFGSTDPKNIINYTCEAIRFIAEQKEITLHVKCSKNVPEVWADPDKTAWVLINFLTNAIKYSPQSSIIDVTVKKSSLGRIEFSVKDYGKGIEEIYLPRIFERYFKVPGSEFSVPGTGLGLAIAKDFIEAQGGEIGVESKIGEGSKFFFLLPTS
- a CDS encoding helix-turn-helix transcriptional regulator, whose amino-acid sequence is MMMFNFYDYISDNAPVFKSLKCDDNLFTMFNCGVENKYQDIWSHHNYIVYVAKGRKVWHTSSGIYDLTEGSLVFVRKGACIIEQFFDAKFCLLLFFVSDDFICNVLKDKLNATTRKKDAVAKLEPVLNLHSDRYLEAFFANMMVYFDGKPNPEPLLLQLKFRELILILTSNPLNNQILLYADLVVSNPKGLNLQTAMEENFCFNLKLKDFAKLCLMSLSAFKREFEKIYGVTPGKWLLTKRLEHARNLIQNANKSVKEAAFESGFENPSHFSRAFLGQFGYPPSSIKDKNC